CCATTATTTCTAATGGTTCCAACTTTCAGGTCCTACGTTTTACAATCTCAACTATCAGGAATCcaaaaatactatatatatatatatatatatcggtgAAGATAATAAACACACAAACAAGAAAATCCATTgaacaatcaaaacaaaactttaaaaacaaaaactgtgtaaaatatttaaaagtatGGAAGATATTGAAATAGATATTAGAAATAAAATACTTACAGAGCTCTTGTTAGGTCGGTGTAGCAAGTCGGAGAGATTAggtttcttctcttcttccttctttttctcttccttgtaCTCCTCTACAGGCTTTGGGTGAGAATGAGACCCATATACTGAGGCTTTCTCCTCTTCTTTATTCTGGAAGAGACCGcgtttcttctcttcttccttcCTCTCCTCCTTGTACATCTCTACAGGCTTTGGTTGAGAATGAGGCTCATACACTGAAGCTTTCTCCTCTTCCTTATTATGGAAGAGACCGcgtttcttctcttcttccttcCTCTCCTCCTTGTACATCTCTACAGGCTTTGGTTGAGAATGAGGCTTATACACTGAAGCTTTCTCCTCTTCCTTATTATGGAAGAGACCGcgtttcttctcttcttccttcCTCTCCTCCTTGTACATCTCTACAGGCTTTGGTTGAGAATGAGGCTTATACACTGAAGCTTTCTCCTCTTCCTTATTATGGAAGAGACCAcgcttcttctcttcttcctttctctccTCCTTATAGTAATCCTCTACAGGCTTTGTTTGAGAATGTGACTCATACACTGATACTTTCTCCTCTTCCTTATTATGGAAGAGACCAcgtttcttctcttcttccttcCTCTCATCTTTGTAGTAATCCTCTCCAGGCTTTGTTTGAGAATGGGGCTCATACACTGAGACTTTCTCCTCTTCCCTATTATGGAAGAGACCAcgtttcttctcttcttccttcCTCTTCTCCTTGTGGTAATCCTCTGCAGGCTTTGGTTGAGAATGAGGCTCATATGCTGAGACTTTCTCCTCTTCCTTATTATGGAAGAGACCAcgtttcttctcttcttccttcCTCTCCTCCTTGTAGTAATCCTCTGCAGTCTTAGGTTGAGAATGAGACTCATACCCTGGGACTCTCTCCTCTTCCTTCTTCTGATAGAGACCACGTTCCTTctcatcttccttcctctcctcCTTGTAGTAATCCTCTCCAGGCTTTGTTTGAGAATGGGGCTCATACACTGAGACTTTCTCCTCTTCCTTATTATGGAAGAGACCAcgtttcttctcttcttccttcCTCTCCTCCTTGTAGTAATCCTCTCCAGGCTTTGGTTGAGAATGGGGCTCATACACTGATACTTTCTCCTCTTCCTTATTATGGAAGAGACCAcgtttcttctcttcttccttcCTCTCCTCCTTGTAGTAATCTTCTGCAGGCTTTGGTTGAGAATGAGGCTCATACACTGAGACTTTCTCCTCTTCCTTATTATGGAAGAGACCAcgtttcttctcttcttccttcCTCTCCTCCTTATAGTAATCTTCTCCAGGCTTTGGTTGAGAATGGGGCTCATACACTGAGACTTTCTCCTCTTCCTTATTATGGAAGAGACCAcgtttcttctcttcttccttcCTCTCCTCCTTGTAGTAATCCTCCGCAGTCTTTGGTTGAGAATGAGACTCATACGCTGGGACTCTCTCCTCTTCCTTCTTCTGATAGAGACCAcgtttcttctcttcttccttcCTCTCCTCCTTGTGGTAATCCTCTGCAGTCTTTGGTTGAGAATGAGACTCATACGCTGGGACTCCCTCCTCTTCCTTTTTCTGATAGAGACCAcgtttcttctcttcttctttcctctccTCCTTGTGGTAATCCTCTTCAGGCTTTGGGCCAGAATAAGATTCAGAAACAGGGAatttctcttcttccttcttccccAAGAGACCAtgtttcttctcttcctccttCTCTTCAGACACTCTGACTTTCTCAAACTCAGAAGCCATCTCCTCCTCTTTTGGCTTCTCCTCTTTCTTAGTAGTCCCCAAGAAATCAAAGTAGCCTCGGCTCTTGCTCTCTACAGCTCCCTCATTACCActaggggtggtagcagtagtccCCAAGAAATCAAAAAAGCCTCGGCTCTTGGTCTCCACAGCTCCCTCATTACCACCAGGGGTGGTAGTAGTAGTCTCATTCTCATCCTTGTTGTGCTGGTGTTCTGCCATAATTGTTTCGCAACCAAATAATTATCACTACAATACACAGAAAAAGAAtaaaccaaatgaaaagtttgTGAAATGTTTTTTCTCAAGTTTGTGTAACAATGAATATATGCGTTATGAAATGAGAGTAGTATGAAAGGTTTATATAGGATTTAGGAAGCTAGGAATCCAGATTCCAAACTATGCATtaatagcataaaaaaaaatagcatcaTATTACGCGTCTCTGACATGATTAAGCTAATTATTAACCGAcgtgtctttttttatttttgtgtaacCGACGTGTCGCATTCATTTGGAgatgaaactaaaattttaatattctcACTCTCTGGTTTTGAATTCTACTCGCTTTTTTTGATTGCCAACTGTCATTGGAGGCATATCAAATGGCTGATAGAGTAAGCAAAGTTTGAGCGCGTTGTGTAGGCTTTAGTGAGAATGTGAGAAAAAGTAGTAGTCAAAAGGGTAAAGGGGAAAGTGGAAAAGTTGAGAGAGACATGGTGGTACTGGTAGAGGGTGGTCAGTTATGGCCAATGGGGTTGTGACACGTGTAAGAATAACGTGGAAGGTTGTACTAGTGGGACCCGTTAACGTCGGCCTTGAGGATAAATATGAGAAGGTCGGTCGTCGGTGTGGGGACCCACTTGaagagtgagtgagagtgagtgagTGGCGACATTGCAATTACATGCATTGGGAAGATTTACGACTCTTGTATTTGTTGGCAAAAGATATGCCTCACtggccttttgtttttgttttttttgtttttctttttttttctttaagaaaatAGCAAGATATGCCTCACTGCCACTGGTGggccttttatttttgtttttttgttttttttcttcaaaaaaataacaAGATATGCCTCACTGCCACTGGTGGGgcctttgtttttatttttttcttcaaaaaaatcaaaatgtggGAAGCAATCATCACAAACTATTCTACAGATGGTTATGGgataaatttttacttattgttatctttctttttccttttttttttttttttttttttttttttgagaaaaacatgtttttatctaaatttattactaatatcattttttatttatcaattacaCACCATATTAGTcgtttgtaaaataatttatgacttTTAAATTTTGACTTTGCAATTTTGATATCATTCACAATTTAGCAATTTACCCTAACAtaatttaggtaaaaaaaaagttatggaaATAGAATAAAtctttttattcaatcaaaaaaaaaaaaaaaagaataactcTTTTTATAAGCCTTTGAAGTTGTCACTTTCCTAAAGATACGTTACTTAGGGAGGCGAGGAGTCCCTTGGACAGGAGGTCGGTTTGGGTTGGCTGCAACTTTTGGGCGTTTaccaaatttaattttagtaCTATTTCTTGAGGGACCAACCGACCAAGGTTCCCTATACGGTACTTTGGTATCGCTCGTGTCATACACGTGACAGATTCCGATTGTCTACCTTCTCATTTCATGTTTGTTTATTAAGAAAGGGTTAGGCATGTAAGCTCTCCACGTGATACAACATGACATAAGTTTAAATTTGGTTACGTGTCGGTCTCGTGCTCCATTGGTGTTCCATTTACATACTAGATTGAAGTCCGCTAATTAAGTTAGGGACTTATGtctttcttaaataaaaataaaaacaaaacaagctaAGGACTTATGTAGGTTTCAAtaagctcaactagtaaagttttttatggttgaataagagatatatagtttttgagaaaaaaaaagaaaaaagatatatgGTTAGTGACGGCTCCAAGATATATTGTTAGGAGAGTCACTAAGAAGATGCATTttaggtataaaaaaaataaaaaataaaaaagtgaatcTTACGATTTACGTGATttcttaattataatttttttcatagtaCGTACTAGCAAGAGAATCAAAGATGAAAAGTGGTAcatctataacattttcacaatacttttctaacaaattttaggttataagttgttattagttctaatttaaacttattactgaaattacttttttttttcccttaacaATTAGTGACAATTTGCCACTTAGGCTTTGTAGGGATAAAGGGCTCAAATATGATTGTTGGGCCATAAACCATGTCTAAGGACATCAAGTAGTCCGAGGATAGGTAATGATGACAGAGGCCTACAAAACAATGGTCCATGGAAGGGGTTTGGACATAAGGAATTGGAAATGTTGTTCGAGGAGAAGTACTTCCTCGGCTGAACAGAGCAAAGGTCATAAGTTCGACCTTTCATCAAGAACAATGCAACAAACGATCATATTGGCATAGATAAACATTAGGTGGGGATAAGACAAAAGAGAGTTGGGAAATATCTGAGACGAAAGCTactaccaccacattgaatgctctgcagttaaccccttggccgcattaatgtggaggtgatacctgaacagtaacaTTCAGTCTTACAGCTACTCATCAAGACTTCAgaaaggtgctgatgggacaagtatcaaagtcagcaatctaatctacacgtggagggttgAGGTGAAGTAAGGAATGGGAATATAAAGAAGGAAAATCCCATTGTAAAAGCATCATCAAATAATCTGTAGAAAAATCATTATACACTCAAGAACTATATTTGTGGTTAAGTCCAAGAGAGATACATAAGAACAACCTTCCTCAGACATTGCCGAGGAGGATTTTCCTTATCCAAAACTGTTTGTTTGTGCTTTCAAGCAACAATTAGCCTATTATGattgttgtccaactcattgaagttcagtttttagcccactctctacaatttttttgttttgggctCTTTAGGCCTTTGTCCATTTCATTTGGGCTTTAGGAGCAAAATGTGCTCCTACAGGCTTTATTATGTATTATGAATATAGCATTTTTCGCATAAGATaaactataaattcattgtatatTGTTTATTAATACGATAAAGAGACTAATTATTGTTGCTAAGATTAAATCTTGGAAATCAtctattgtttttaaatataatcAACATatgaattattgttgttaagtgaaCTCCAAGTGAGAtctaaatacaataaatttttatgtattagtttatttcaaatttgttaagatctaaatgattatttttagatttaagatGAACAAATTTATACTTTTGTTGTTAGACCGACTATTTTTTCCCCatattttagatcaaattggtttgttattggagggtttttttttttttttttttttttttttttttttttttttgtatatgtttAAAAAGACAAAGATATTATCAAGATAatcatattcaaatttatttcagctagacttaaaaaaaatttaggtctaggggttcaaaatttattttaggagggtcaaataaaaaaattatatataattttttttttggcccagCTCAAGGgattcatttgaacccctggACTATACCTAGAGTCGCCCATGTATATGGTTCAATtttcaccaacaccaaaaaTCGATTACTGTTatgatttgataataataaacacAATCATTAGAAATAGACGTAggttaaaaatttataattaaaaaaaaaaattttgagacttgTGGGCCAAGAGCCTTATAACCCAACAATATTGTATGCTTTCTTTCATGACTGAACTAAAATGTGTGAATTAACATTGTTGCTAGAGTAACAGTTTACACTGTTACAGTTcgcatgaaaaatatttttaaataattatttactattcaaatTGGTGTAacttgtaactattgaattatttaaataaagataaaaattaaaaataataataaaagggtTGGACAGACAGGGTTAGTATATGGCTATACCGCTGGGAATGTGTGATTGCCTACCATTTTCAGAGACCAGGTCGCTGAAACTAAGGAATGAATAGCCTATAATGCTGTGAGGTTAAATTAGCATAAACACAGTCACAGCCAAATCCATCTCACTTCTAGATGTGCTCAAGCTTTGGGAAAATAGATTTCGTTTACAGCTCCCCTTGTTTCAAGCTTGAGGGGTTGTATTGAGTGATTTATTTCGACATTTCAAGAAGCATGGATTGATGCATTTTGTCTAAAAGGGCACTACATGAGACAATTTGACTGTGAGCACTCACAACATGAGTACTCT
This DNA window, taken from Quercus robur chromosome 2, dhQueRobu3.1, whole genome shotgun sequence, encodes the following:
- the LOC126712527 gene encoding uncharacterized protein LOC126712527 isoform X2; the protein is MAEHQHNKDENETTTTTPGGNEGAVETKSRGFFDFLGTTATTPSGNEGAVESKSRGYFDFLGTTKKEEKPKEEEMASEFEKVRVSEEKEEEKKHGLLGKKEEEKFPVSESYSGPKPEEDYHKEERKEEEKKRGLYQKKEEEGVPAYESHSQPKTAEDYHKEERKEEEKKRGLYQKKEEERVPAYESHSQPKTAEDYYKEERKEEEKKRGLFHNKEEEKVSVYEPHSQPKPGEDYYKEERKEEEKKRGLFHNKEEEKVSVYEPHSQPKPAEDYYKEERKEEEKKRGLFHNKEEEKVSVYEPHSQPKPGEDYYKEERKEEEKKRGLFHNKEEEKVSVYEPHSQTKPGEDYYKEERKEDEKERGLYQKKEEERVPGYESHSQPKTAEDYYKEERKEEEKKRGLFHNKEEEKVSAYEPHSQPKPAEDYHKEKRKEEEKKRGLFHNREEEKVSVYEPHKEERKEEEKKRGLFHNKEEEKASVYKPHSQPKPVEMYKEERKEEEKKRGLFHNKEEEKASVYEPHSQPKPVEMYKEERKEEEKKRGLFQNKEEEKASVYGSHSHPKPVEEYKEEKKKEEEKKPNLSDLLHRPNKSSPSDENEGEGEEQKKRREENKGLKDKIKEKIGGGDKAEEKKHEDTSIPVERYDKLPVPQAPSAEPAHAEEKKGFLGKIKGKLPGHHKKPEDVPSSPPSVAEYTTSEPPTHHEGDVKEKKGILEKIKEKIPGYHPKTEEEKEKEKESAAH
- the LOC126712527 gene encoding uncharacterized protein LOC126712527 isoform X1; this translates as MAEHQHNKDENETTTTTPGGNEGAVETKSRGFFDFLGTTATTPSGNEGAVESKSRGYFDFLGTTKKEEKPKEEEMASEFEKVRVSEEKEEEKKHGLLGKKEEEKFPVSESYSGPKPEEDYHKEERKEEEKKRGLYQKKEEEGVPAYESHSQPKTAEDYHKEERKEEEKKRGLYQKKEEERVPAYESHSQPKTAEDYYKEERKEEEKKRGLFHNKEEEKVSVYEPHSQPKPGEDYYKEERKEEEKKRGLFHNKEEEKVSVYEPHSQPKPAEDYYKEERKEEEKKRGLFHNKEEEKVSVYEPHSQPKPGEDYYKEERKEEEKKRGLFHNKEEEKVSVYEPHSQTKPGEDYYKEERKEDEKERGLYQKKEEERVPGYESHSQPKTAEDYYKEERKEEEKKRGLFHNKEEEKVSAYEPHSQPKPAEDYHKEKRKEEEKKRGLFHNREEEKVSVYEPHKEERKEEEKKRGLFHNKEEEKASVYKPHSQPKPVEMYKEERKEEEKKRGLFHNKEEEKASVYEPHSQPKPVEMYKEERKEEEKKRGLFQNKEEEKASVYGSHSHPKPVEEYKEEKKKEEEKKPNLSDLLHRPNKSSPSDENEGEGEEQKKRREENKGLKDKIKEKIGGGDKAEEKKHEDTSIPVERYDKLPVPQAPSAEPAHAEEKKGFLGKIKGKLPGHHKKPEDVPSSPPSVAEYTTSEPPTHHEGDVKEKKGILEKIKEKIPGYHPKTEEEKEKEKESAAY